The Sphaeramia orbicularis chromosome 18, fSphaOr1.1, whole genome shotgun sequence genome contains a region encoding:
- the mta2 gene encoding metastasis-associated protein MTA2, whose amino-acid sequence MTANMYRVGDYVYFENSSSNPYLIRRIEELNKTANGNVEAKVVCLFRRRDISGNLNTLADSNAREFEEESKQPALSEQQKHQLKHRELFLSRQFESLPATHIRGKCNVTLLNETDVLAGYLEKEDCFFYSLVFDPVQKTLLADQGEIRVGSKYQAEIPDKLAEGESDNRIQEKLETKVWDPNNQLKDPQIDQFLVVARAVGTFARALDCSSSIRQPSLHMSAAAASRDITLFHAMDTLQKNSYDLAKAMSTLVPQGGPVLCRDEMEEWSASEAMLFEEALEKYGKDFNDIRQDFLPWKSLASVVQFYYMWKTTDRYIQQKRLKAAEADSKLKQVYIPTYTKPNPNQIMVPGSKPGMNGAAGFQKGLSCESCHTAQSPQWYAWGPPNMQCRLCASCWIYWKKYGGLKTPTQLEGAARGGSETGPRGHMTRQEVQGLSPFTRNEGRAKLLAKNRQTFILQTTKLTRIARRVCEDILQPRRAARRPYASINANAVKAECMIRLPKATKTPLKTRVVPRQSLANIVQDLAISAPLKLKASRGPPTPINRNQASQPRVGQSLLGKRGFDSASGVPYPANGRPYVSGMRSSSQTVIKRQKVNQGEAPNPVVFVATKDTRALRKHLTQSEMRRAARKPHILVRIKLPPPPPRSLAMPLLPSSTSEPIVLED is encoded by the exons gggAGTTTGAGGAGGAGTCGAAGCAGCCAGCTCTGTCCGAACAACAGAAACACCAGCTCAAACACAGAGAACTCTTCCTCTCTCGACAGTTTGAATCTCTACCTGCTACACACATACG GGGTAAATGTAATGTCACCCTCCTCAATGAAACAGACGTCCTGGCCGGTTACCTGGAGAAAGAG GACTGTTTCTTCTACTCGCTGGTGTTCGACCCAGTGCAGAAGACCCTGCTGGCTGACCAGGGTGAGATCCGAGTGGGTTCCAAGTACCAGGCAGAGATCCCTGACAAGCTAGCCGAGG GTGAATCAGACAACCGAATCCAGGAGAAGTTGGAGACCAAGGTGTGGGACCCCAACAATCAGCTCAAAGACCCTCAGATCGACCAGTTCCTGGTGGTGGCAAG AGCTGTGGGGACTTTTGCACGAGCCTTGGACTGCAGCAGCTCCATCCGCCAGCCAAGCCTTCACATGAGCGCCGCTGCAGCCTCCAGAGACATCACACTG TTCCATGCTATGGATACGCTGCAGAAGAACAGCTACGATCTGGCCAAAGCCATGTCCACCCTGGTGCCTCAGGGGGGTCCAGTGCTCTGCCGTGATGAGATGGAGGAGTGGAGCGCCTCAGAGGCCATGCTGTTTGAGGAGGCCCTGGAGAAATACGGCAAAGACTTCAATGACATCCGCCAGGACTTT CTCCCCTGGAAGTCTCTTGCCAGTGTGGTTCAGTTCTACTACATGTGGAAAACTACAGACCGCTACATCCAACAG AAACGACTAAAAGCAGCAGAGGCAGACAGCAAGCTGAAGCAGGTGTACATCCCCACCTA CACCAAACCCAACCCCAATCAGATCATGGTGCCAGGCAGTAAGCCTGGTATGAATGGAGCAGCTGGCTTTCAGAAAGGACTCAGCTGTGAGAGCTGCCACA CTGCTCAGTCTCCTCAGTGGTACGCCTGGGGCCCTCCCAACATGCAGTGCAGATTGTGTGCCTCATGCTGGATCTACTGGAAGAAGTATGGAGGCCTGAAGACCCCCACTCAGCTAGAGGGTGCTGCTCGAGGAGGCTCT GAGACGGGCCCCCGTGGTCACATGACTCGTCAGGAGGTCCAGGGCTTGTCACCGTTCACCCGCAACGAGGGTCGAGCCAAACTTCTGGCCAAGAACCGCCAGACATTCATCCTGCAGACCACCAAGCTGACACGTATTGCCAGGCGGGTGTGTGAGGACATCCTGCAGCCACGCCGCGCTGCACGGCGGCCCTACGCCTCCATCAACGCCAATGCTGTCAAGGCTGAGT GTATGATCAGGCTGCCCAAGGCGACAAAAACCCCTTTAAAGACCAGAGTGGTGCCTCGGCAGTCACTGGCCAACATAGTGCAAGATTTAG CCATCTCAGCTCCTCTGAAGCTCAAGGCATCTAGAGGTCCCCCAACGCCCATCAACAGGAACCAGGCCAGCCAGCCACGCGTGGGACAAAGCCTGCTGGGAAAGAGAGGCTTCGATAGC GCTTCAGGGGTGCCATACCCAGCCAATGGGAGGCCGTATGTTTCAGGTATGAGGTCCTCCAGCCAGACGGTCATCAAGCGGCAGAAAGTCAACCAAGGAGAGGCGCCCAACCCGGTGGTGTTTGTGGCCACGAAGGACACCAG GGCTCTGAGGAAACATCTGACTCAGTCTGAGATGCGCAGAGCAGCGAGGAAGCCTCACATCCTGGTCCGGATCAAGTTGCCGCCGCCGCCCCCTCGTTCCCTGGCCATGCCCCTGCTCCCCTCCAGCACCAGCGAGCCCATTGTCCTGGAGGACTGA